A region from the Altererythrobacter sp. H2 genome encodes:
- a CDS encoding phosphotransferase, giving the protein MDDLERGLARAMTRVGTGEPAGLQRLTGGATMESWRFEQAGESYVLRRAPSLAFMEGRPFGHATEAAIIRAARAAGVTAPEVITVLEAGDGIGSGFIMRALPGTADPRSIQAMADPATVMREAARDLARIHSLRRADLPGDVPVLDYAEGVVGLRQQFDEAGGDRPIIAAGLRWLTDNLPEPAEPVLNHGDYRLGNLLCEDSHLTGVLDWELAHFGDPHEDLAFGCMAVWRFANYDRPALGLGSLEDYFAAYEAESGRTVDPARFRFWSIYRTVWWALGCLRCAKYWRDGSDRMLERVVISRRTSENELDLLLLLEEDAPAAERARLPAAAAPPPPEQGEATAGEMATAISEWLATIKDRLEGHDRFQIAVARNALGMIARSEGQGDVRDRALSEALLAGEKGLATPRLLADLKSRALAKLEADIPRYPALAVARQKWTGEN; this is encoded by the coding sequence ATGGACGATCTTGAGCGGGGGCTGGCGCGTGCCATGACGCGCGTCGGAACGGGCGAGCCGGCCGGTCTGCAGCGCCTGACCGGCGGGGCAACCATGGAAAGCTGGCGCTTCGAGCAGGCCGGTGAAAGCTATGTCCTGCGCCGGGCGCCGAGTCTGGCCTTCATGGAAGGCCGCCCGTTCGGCCATGCCACCGAAGCAGCCATCATCCGCGCCGCCCGCGCCGCCGGGGTGACCGCCCCTGAAGTCATCACCGTCCTGGAAGCAGGCGATGGCATCGGCAGCGGGTTCATCATGCGCGCGCTGCCGGGCACGGCTGACCCGCGCAGCATCCAGGCCATGGCCGACCCAGCCACCGTCATGCGCGAGGCGGCGCGCGATCTCGCCCGCATCCACTCGCTGCGCCGCGCCGACCTGCCGGGCGACGTGCCGGTGCTGGATTATGCCGAAGGGGTGGTGGGCCTGCGCCAGCAGTTCGACGAGGCGGGCGGCGACCGGCCGATTATCGCGGCTGGCCTGCGCTGGCTCACCGACAACCTGCCCGAACCGGCTGAGCCGGTGCTCAACCATGGCGATTACCGGCTCGGCAACCTCTTGTGCGAGGACAGCCACCTGACCGGCGTGCTCGACTGGGAGCTGGCGCATTTCGGCGATCCGCACGAAGATCTGGCCTTTGGCTGCATGGCGGTGTGGCGTTTTGCCAATTACGACCGGCCTGCGCTGGGTCTGGGCAGCCTTGAGGATTATTTCGCGGCCTACGAGGCGGAAAGTGGGCGCACAGTCGATCCGGCGCGGTTCCGGTTCTGGTCAATCTATCGCACGGTGTGGTGGGCCCTGGGCTGCTTGCGCTGCGCGAAGTACTGGCGCGATGGTTCTGACCGGATGCTGGAGCGGGTGGTGATCTCGCGCCGCACGAGCGAGAACGAGCTCGACCTGCTGCTGTTGCTGGAGGAAGACGCACCGGCGGCGGAGCGCGCCCGGCTTCCGGCTGCCGCCGCCCCGCCGCCGCCTGAACAAGGCGAGGCAACCGCCGGCGAGATGGCCACGGCAATCAGCGAATGGCTGGCCACGATCAAGGATCGCCTGGAGGGGCACGACCGCTTCCAGATCGCAGTCGCCCGCAATGCGCTGGGCATGATCGCGCGCAGCGAGGGACAAGGCGACGTGCGGGACCGGGCTCTGTCCGAGGCGCTTCTGGCAGGCGAAAAGGGGCTCGCGACGCCCCGGCTGCTGGCTGACCTCAAGAGCCGGGCGCTGGCCAAGCTTGAAGCCGACATTCCCAGATACCCGGCGCTCGCCGTGGCGCGCCAAAAATGGACAGGAGAGAACTGA
- a CDS encoding dihydrolipoyl dehydrogenase family protein, with amino-acid sequence MKFTHDAIVIGAGAAGLTAAGGVALFGLKAVLVEGHKMGGECLNNGCVPSKALITAAKRAAEARVATRHGVTLAPPQVDWAGVMAHVRQAIAEIEPHDSVETFEGMGVEVIPGWARVTGAHSVEVDGRTLTAPRIVIATGSKPMVPPIEGLDSVPYLTNENLFDLAEQPEHLVIIGGGVIGMEMAQAFRRLGSAVTVVNPGPLMGRDDPESVAVVRAVMEEEGVRFIDGTVCRAEGRAGALRVEISLSDGGSEAVDGSHLLVAVGRKANCRGFGLEEVGVEIGPNGIVTDARRRTSVRSIYAIGDCRDGPRLTHASGYEGSNVALEIVTGIPTKVDYRALPWCTYTEPEVAQVGLTEAEARAQHGDAVIVVKEGFDDNERAIAEGDTRGHLKLVLKGKKVLGASIVGKNAGELLLPFSQSITGKSSTFAMGSAVISYPTRSEIAKAAAFSAWEPTVFGKVPKKYAALVAKLRRTFA; translated from the coding sequence ATGAAATTTACCCATGATGCAATCGTGATCGGCGCGGGCGCCGCAGGCCTCACCGCAGCAGGCGGCGTGGCCCTGTTCGGGCTGAAGGCCGTGCTGGTCGAAGGCCACAAGATGGGCGGCGAATGCCTCAACAACGGCTGCGTACCGTCGAAGGCGCTGATCACTGCCGCCAAGCGCGCGGCCGAGGCGCGGGTAGCGACCCGCCACGGCGTGACGCTCGCCCCGCCGCAGGTCGACTGGGCCGGGGTCATGGCGCACGTCCGCCAGGCGATTGCCGAGATCGAGCCCCATGATTCGGTCGAGACGTTCGAAGGCATGGGCGTCGAAGTCATCCCGGGCTGGGCCCGGGTCACCGGCGCGCATTCGGTCGAGGTCGATGGCCGCACGCTCACCGCCCCTCGGATCGTGATCGCCACCGGCTCGAAGCCGATGGTGCCGCCGATCGAAGGCCTGGACAGCGTACCCTACCTCACCAACGAAAACCTGTTCGATCTGGCCGAGCAGCCAGAGCACCTCGTCATCATCGGTGGCGGGGTGATCGGGATGGAGATGGCACAAGCCTTCCGCCGCCTCGGCAGCGCGGTCACCGTGGTCAACCCCGGCCCGCTGATGGGGCGGGACGATCCGGAATCCGTCGCCGTGGTGCGCGCCGTGATGGAGGAGGAGGGCGTCCGCTTCATCGACGGCACGGTGTGCAGGGCCGAGGGCCGCGCAGGTGCGCTGCGCGTGGAAATCAGCCTGTCGGATGGCGGCAGCGAGGCGGTCGATGGCTCACACCTGCTGGTCGCGGTCGGTCGCAAGGCCAATTGCCGCGGCTTCGGGCTGGAGGAAGTGGGCGTGGAAATTGGCCCGAACGGGATTGTCACCGATGCCCGGCGCCGCACCTCGGTCAGGTCGATCTACGCCATCGGCGATTGCCGCGACGGACCGCGCCTGACCCATGCCTCGGGCTACGAGGGCTCCAACGTGGCGCTGGAGATCGTCACCGGAATCCCGACCAAGGTCGATTACCGCGCCCTGCCCTGGTGCACCTATACCGAGCCCGAAGTGGCGCAGGTGGGGCTGACCGAGGCCGAAGCGCGCGCGCAGCACGGCGATGCAGTCATCGTGGTCAAGGAAGGCTTCGACGACAACGAACGCGCCATTGCCGAGGGCGACACCCGGGGCCACCTCAAGCTGGTGCTCAAGGGCAAGAAAGTGCTCGGCGCCAGCATTGTCGGGAAGAACGCGGGCGAGTTGCTGCTGCCGTTCAGCCAGAGCATCACCGGCAAGAGCAGCACCTTTGCCATGGGCAGCGCAGTAATCAGCTACCCCACCCGCAGCGAGATCGCCAAGGCCGCCGCCTTCAGCGCGTGGGAACCGACCGTGTTCGGCAAGGTGCCGAAGAAATACGCGGCGCTGGTGGCGAAGCTGCGCCGGACGTTTGCATGA
- a CDS encoding serine hydrolase → MSVFARYLAPALAAVAMTFSGAAQAQGAQGGSSDLEAAFDNTLGTQTRAPQTFNAVYESGFDAAIARVASGEQGRIGVAAIDLASGKTVSVLGDQRFPMASTSKIAIAATYLEGVEQGRWSLSSEFPLLIPERSARFSTARAPVRKGNYLPAIELIELMITRSSNPATDALLQVVGGPQAVNDWMRRAGIREFELTRDIATLVRDDGEFDPASIVDRRDSATPKAMLELMVGLHEGRWLNAAHRQVILGAMERTVTGKRRIRAMLPASLTVGNKTGSLNNTSSDIGFIRTPDGRAIALAIYVTGQGSRAAREARIAQIARAIYDGYSADSDGRSWAGANYTGR, encoded by the coding sequence ATGTCCGTATTCGCGCGTTATCTCGCTCCCGCACTGGCAGCCGTTGCCATGACCTTCAGCGGAGCCGCCCAGGCCCAGGGTGCCCAGGGCGGATCTTCCGATCTGGAGGCCGCGTTCGACAACACGCTTGGCACCCAGACCCGCGCGCCTCAGACCTTCAATGCCGTTTACGAAAGCGGCTTCGACGCCGCGATTGCCCGGGTTGCCAGCGGCGAACAGGGCCGGATCGGAGTGGCCGCGATCGATCTGGCCAGCGGCAAGACGGTTTCAGTGCTGGGCGACCAGCGCTTTCCGATGGCCAGCACCAGCAAGATCGCGATCGCTGCGACTTACCTCGAAGGGGTGGAACAGGGCCGCTGGAGCCTGAGCAGCGAATTTCCGCTGCTGATCCCCGAACGCTCAGCCCGCTTCTCCACTGCCCGCGCGCCAGTGCGCAAAGGCAATTACCTGCCGGCAATCGAGCTGATCGAGCTGATGATCACGCGCAGTTCCAACCCGGCGACCGACGCCCTGCTCCAAGTCGTGGGCGGGCCGCAGGCGGTCAACGACTGGATGCGCCGCGCCGGAATCCGCGAGTTCGAGCTGACGCGCGACATCGCCACACTGGTCCGCGACGACGGTGAATTCGACCCCGCATCGATTGTCGATCGGCGAGACAGCGCCACGCCCAAGGCCATGCTGGAGCTGATGGTCGGCCTGCACGAAGGGCGCTGGCTCAACGCCGCCCACCGCCAGGTCATCCTTGGCGCGATGGAGCGCACGGTCACCGGCAAGCGCCGGATCCGCGCGATGCTCCCCGCCAGCCTGACTGTCGGCAACAAGACCGGGTCGCTCAACAACACCTCCAGCGATATCGGCTTCATCCGCACCCCGGATGGCCGCGCCATTGCCCTGGCGATCTATGTGACCGGGCAAGGTTCGCGTGCGGCCCGCGAAGCCCGCATCGCCCAGATCGCCCGCGCCATCTATGACGGGTACAGCGCGGATAGCGATGGGCGCAGCTGGGCCGGGGCAAACTACACCGGCCGATAA
- a CDS encoding mechanosensitive ion channel family protein — MRQRLELWFEGLPGWLPDVSLALVVAAAGVLAALLVHRLAFLVLDRVTRASESQSDDMIVDHVRKPARYALIALGIVLAARETPLVAGAWEKIAGFVLPALVGWMALAVMKALVEAAVLKADISVADNLQARRKRTRLAIFSRIGTFLIVFLTIGMMLLSIPGVRDIGVTLMASAGLAGLAVGAAAQPALKSLIAGLQMALTEPIRIDDVVIVEGEWGRIEDIRTTYVVVKIWDERRLIVPSNYFLDQTFQNWTRHGSALLGSVFLHLDPLADVPPLRAAFEGMVEEHPLWDGRSRKLQVTETTATTMEVRLLMSAANAGDAFDLRCAVREGMLAWIRENQPTAIPRQRVDAAGDAGDAAAGVDIEVAPASPPPSASR, encoded by the coding sequence TTGAGACAGCGGCTGGAGCTCTGGTTCGAAGGCCTGCCCGGGTGGCTGCCCGATGTGAGCCTTGCGCTGGTCGTGGCCGCCGCCGGGGTACTGGCGGCGCTGCTGGTCCACCGGCTCGCCTTCCTCGTGCTGGACCGGGTGACGCGCGCCAGCGAGAGCCAGTCCGACGACATGATCGTGGACCACGTGCGCAAGCCGGCGCGCTATGCCCTGATCGCGCTGGGCATTGTGCTGGCCGCGCGCGAGACGCCGCTGGTGGCTGGCGCATGGGAGAAGATCGCCGGGTTCGTCCTGCCGGCGCTGGTCGGCTGGATGGCTCTGGCGGTCATGAAGGCGCTGGTCGAAGCGGCCGTGCTCAAGGCCGACATCAGCGTGGCCGACAACCTGCAGGCACGGCGCAAGCGCACGCGGCTGGCCATTTTCAGCCGGATCGGCACGTTCCTGATCGTGTTCCTCACCATTGGCATGATGCTGCTGTCGATCCCCGGGGTGCGTGACATCGGGGTGACGCTGATGGCTTCGGCAGGGCTAGCCGGGCTGGCCGTGGGCGCTGCCGCCCAACCCGCCCTCAAATCGCTGATTGCGGGCCTGCAGATGGCGCTGACCGAGCCGATCCGGATCGACGACGTGGTGATCGTCGAGGGTGAGTGGGGCCGGATCGAGGATATCCGCACTACCTATGTCGTGGTGAAGATCTGGGACGAGCGGCGCCTGATCGTGCCGTCGAACTACTTCCTCGACCAGACTTTCCAGAACTGGACCCGCCATGGCTCCGCCCTGCTGGGGAGCGTGTTCCTGCATCTGGACCCGCTGGCCGATGTGCCGCCGCTCCGCGCCGCATTCGAGGGCATGGTGGAGGAACACCCGCTGTGGGACGGGCGCTCGCGCAAGCTGCAGGTGACGGAAACCACCGCCACCACGATGGAAGTCCGCCTGCTGATGAGCGCGGCCAATGCTGGCGACGCCTTTGACCTGCGCTGCGCGGTGCGCGAGGGCATGCTGGCCTGGATCCGCGAGAACCAGCCGACTGCCATCCCCCGCCAGCGGGTCGATGCTGCCGGCGACGCGGGCGATGCGGCAGCCGGGGTCGATATCGAGGTTGCTCCCGCTTCGCCTC
- the polA gene encoding DNA polymerase I, which yields MADSNHLYLVDGSSYIFRAYHRLPPLTDPEGTPVGAVYGYTTMLWKLAEDLDKAEGPTHLAVILDAGSTSFRNDIYDLYKANRPPPPEDLVPQFPLIRDATRAFSLPCIEVAGFEADDLIASYARVAQAQGWNVTIVSSDKDLMQLIGESGGARVDMLDTMKNQRIFLDEVAEKFGVGPELVGDVLALMGDSVDNIPGIFGIGPKTATKLIQDHGSLTAALDAAEAMKPSKLRERLIEHRKDAELSRILVTLKEDCDLPVPLDDMKLDGVPPEPLAAFLGKHGFTSLLRRLDSGSGSPSRTTDLNPARAVNAGAMAAPEGSRQPLPEWPAIDLTRYECVQTREALDRWIARAFAARAVAVDTETTSLDAMQAELVGISLSTGPGEACYIPLGHYGSDMFSEKPVQIDRAEALAALQPLLASDAVLKVFQNGKYDLNVLARYGVAVHPIDDTMIISFALDAGRGQEGIGGGHGMDELCGRHLGHTPIPFKELCGTGKKAISFGEVPLDRATCYAAEDAEVTWRLHALLKPRLSIEGGTRVYERVDRPLIPVVAQMERHGIKVDRARLAKLSEEFAGTMAGLEGEIHALAGAPFTIGSPKQLGDVLFDTLGYKGGRKGKSGQYSTDQAILEGLAAQGAEIATKVLEWRQLSKLKSTYTDALQAAINPETGRVHTSYSLVGAQTGRLSSTDPNLQNIPIRTEIGRQIREAFVAEPGHVLLAADYSQIELRLAAHMADVPQLKEAFANGEDIHARTAREMFGEVNRDTRARAKTVNFAILYGISRWGLASRLGIEADEAQAIIDTYFQRFPGIQRYIHETLESVRACGYSETLFGRKTWFPRINAKNQAERQGSERAAINAPIQGTSADIIKRAMVRMQPALADAGLGHVRMLLQVHDELVFELPEGDVAAARPVIERVMAEAALPAVRLDVPLGIEIGAGASWGAAH from the coding sequence ATGGCTGACAGCAACCATCTCTACCTGGTCGACGGTTCGTCGTACATCTTCCGCGCCTACCACCGCCTGCCCCCCCTGACCGATCCGGAAGGCACCCCGGTCGGCGCGGTCTATGGCTATACCACCATGCTGTGGAAGCTGGCCGAAGACCTCGACAAGGCGGAAGGGCCGACGCATCTGGCGGTCATCCTCGATGCCGGCAGCACGTCTTTCCGCAACGACATCTATGATCTGTACAAGGCCAACCGCCCTCCCCCGCCGGAAGACCTGGTGCCGCAATTCCCGCTGATCCGCGATGCGACCCGCGCTTTCAGCCTGCCCTGCATCGAAGTTGCCGGTTTCGAAGCGGACGACCTGATCGCCAGCTATGCCCGCGTCGCGCAGGCGCAGGGGTGGAACGTCACCATCGTGTCGTCCGACAAGGACCTGATGCAGCTGATCGGCGAGAGCGGCGGAGCCCGCGTCGACATGCTCGACACGATGAAGAACCAGCGCATCTTCCTCGACGAAGTGGCGGAAAAGTTCGGCGTCGGGCCGGAACTGGTGGGTGACGTCCTGGCCCTGATGGGCGATTCGGTGGACAACATTCCCGGCATCTTCGGGATCGGCCCCAAGACCGCGACCAAGCTGATCCAGGATCATGGCTCGCTCACCGCCGCGCTCGATGCGGCAGAAGCGATGAAGCCGTCCAAGCTGCGCGAACGCCTGATCGAGCACCGCAAGGATGCCGAACTGAGCCGGATCCTCGTAACCCTGAAAGAGGATTGCGACCTGCCGGTGCCGCTCGACGACATGAAGCTGGACGGGGTTCCGCCGGAACCGCTCGCCGCCTTCCTCGGCAAACACGGGTTCACCAGCCTGCTGCGGCGGCTGGACAGCGGCTCGGGCAGCCCCTCGCGCACGACCGACCTCAATCCGGCCAGGGCGGTGAACGCCGGTGCCATGGCCGCGCCCGAAGGCAGCCGCCAGCCCCTGCCGGAATGGCCTGCTATCGACCTCACCCGCTATGAATGCGTCCAGACCCGCGAGGCACTGGACCGGTGGATTGCCCGTGCCTTTGCCGCGCGGGCAGTGGCGGTCGATACCGAGACCACCAGCCTCGATGCGATGCAGGCAGAACTGGTCGGGATCAGCCTGTCCACCGGACCGGGCGAGGCCTGCTACATCCCGCTCGGCCATTACGGCAGCGACATGTTCAGCGAAAAGCCGGTGCAGATCGACCGGGCCGAAGCGCTCGCCGCGTTGCAGCCGCTGCTCGCCAGCGACGCGGTGCTCAAGGTGTTCCAGAACGGCAAGTACGATCTCAACGTGCTCGCCCGGTACGGCGTTGCCGTCCATCCGATCGATGACACCATGATCATCAGCTTCGCGCTCGATGCCGGGCGCGGGCAGGAGGGCATCGGGGGCGGCCACGGGATGGACGAACTGTGCGGGCGGCACCTGGGCCACACACCCATTCCGTTCAAGGAACTGTGCGGAACCGGCAAGAAAGCAATCTCCTTCGGGGAGGTGCCGCTTGACCGCGCCACCTGCTATGCCGCCGAAGATGCCGAAGTGACCTGGCGGCTCCATGCCCTGCTCAAGCCCCGGCTTTCCATCGAGGGCGGAACGCGGGTCTACGAGCGGGTCGACCGTCCGCTGATCCCGGTCGTCGCACAGATGGAGCGCCACGGGATCAAGGTTGACCGGGCCAGGCTGGCGAAACTGAGCGAGGAATTCGCCGGCACCATGGCGGGCCTCGAAGGCGAAATCCACGCCCTCGCCGGCGCCCCCTTCACCATCGGCAGCCCCAAGCAGCTGGGCGACGTGCTGTTCGACACGCTGGGTTACAAGGGCGGGCGCAAGGGCAAGAGCGGACAGTACTCGACCGATCAGGCGATCCTCGAAGGGCTGGCGGCACAAGGCGCAGAAATCGCCACCAAGGTGCTCGAATGGCGCCAGTTGTCCAAGCTCAAGAGTACCTACACCGATGCCCTGCAGGCAGCGATCAACCCTGAGACAGGGCGGGTCCACACCAGCTACAGCCTGGTGGGGGCGCAGACGGGGCGACTCTCCTCGACCGACCCCAACCTGCAGAACATCCCGATCCGGACCGAGATCGGCCGCCAGATCCGTGAAGCCTTCGTGGCGGAGCCGGGCCACGTTCTGCTCGCGGCCGACTATTCGCAGATCGAGCTGCGTCTTGCCGCGCACATGGCCGACGTGCCGCAGCTGAAGGAAGCCTTTGCCAACGGGGAGGACATTCACGCCCGCACGGCGCGCGAAATGTTCGGCGAGGTCAACCGCGATACCCGCGCACGGGCCAAGACGGTCAATTTCGCCATCCTCTACGGCATCAGCCGCTGGGGCCTGGCCAGCAGGCTGGGGATCGAGGCGGACGAGGCCCAGGCGATCATTGACACCTATTTCCAGCGCTTCCCCGGCATCCAGCGCTATATCCACGAAACGCTGGAGAGCGTGCGGGCCTGCGGCTATTCCGAAACCCTGTTCGGCCGCAAGACCTGGTTCCCCCGGATCAACGCCAAGAACCAGGCGGAGCGCCAGGGCAGCGAGCGCGCTGCGATCAACGCCCCGATCCAGGGCACCAGCGCCGACATCATCAAGCGCGCCATGGTGCGGATGCAGCCTGCCCTTGCCGACGCGGGCCTGGGCCATGTGCGGATGCTGCTGCAGGTGCACGACGAACTGGTGTTCGAACTGCCCGAGGGTGACGTGGCCGCGGCCCGCCCGGTGATCGAGCGGGTCATGGCCGAAGCGGCGCTGCCCGCGGTCCGGCTCGATGTGCCGCTGGGCATCGAAATCGGGGCCGGGGCAAGCTGGGGGGCAGCCCATTGA
- the mtnP gene encoding S-methyl-5'-thioadenosine phosphorylase, producing MTTWTIGIIGGSGLYQIDALEDAQWIRVNSPFGEASDEILCGRIGPVRVRFLPRHGRGHRVAPSELNVRANIDALKRAGCTDILAIGAVGSLREELPPGRFVAVDQFIDRTKGRPSSFFGTGMVAHVSMAEPVCPRLSAMAADAVEAAGGTVVRGGTYLAMEGPQFSTRAESHLYRQWGADVIGMTAMPEAKLCREAEMPYALLGMVTDYDCWREDAAFVEVSQVLEQMHANGAIARQAVERFIAALPEVREPTPLDTVLDHALITAPDARDPAVLAKLDAVAGRVL from the coding sequence ATGACCACCTGGACCATCGGCATCATCGGGGGCAGCGGCCTCTACCAGATCGACGCATTGGAAGACGCGCAGTGGATCCGCGTCAACTCCCCGTTCGGCGAAGCGTCGGACGAGATCCTGTGCGGGCGGATCGGTCCGGTTCGGGTGCGCTTCCTCCCCCGCCACGGGCGCGGCCACCGCGTTGCCCCGTCGGAACTCAACGTCCGCGCCAATATTGACGCGCTCAAGCGCGCCGGGTGCACCGACATTCTCGCCATCGGCGCGGTCGGCTCCCTGCGCGAGGAACTGCCGCCGGGCCGCTTCGTGGCGGTCGACCAGTTCATCGACCGCACCAAAGGTCGCCCATCCAGTTTCTTCGGCACCGGCATGGTCGCCCATGTCAGCATGGCCGAGCCGGTCTGCCCGCGCCTCAGCGCGATGGCGGCGGACGCGGTCGAGGCGGCGGGCGGCACGGTCGTGCGCGGTGGCACCTATCTCGCGATGGAAGGGCCGCAGTTTTCCACCCGCGCAGAAAGCCACCTCTACCGCCAGTGGGGTGCGGACGTGATCGGGATGACCGCCATGCCGGAAGCGAAACTGTGCCGCGAGGCGGAGATGCCTTACGCCCTGCTCGGCATGGTGACCGATTACGACTGCTGGCGCGAGGATGCCGCCTTTGTCGAAGTCAGCCAGGTGCTGGAACAGATGCACGCCAATGGCGCGATTGCGCGGCAGGCGGTGGAGCGGTTCATCGCCGCCCTGCCCGAAGTGCGTGAACCCACACCGCTTGACACCGTGCTCGACCACGCCCTGATCACCGCGCCCGATGCGCGCGATCCGGCCGTGCTGGCGAAGCTGGATGCGGTGGCGGGACGGGTGCTCTAG
- a CDS encoding acyl-CoA dehydrogenase family protein, which translates to MDFAVPQELEDYYAELTRFIEDTIIPLEQQDDNIRFFDHRREYARTDFENGGLPRHEWEDLLRQSRKLADEAGHWRFSAPKKYGGKDGSNLWMAVIRDRFAQRGLGLHNDLQNEHSIVGNFPFVAMFEHFGTEEQKQEFILGGFEGTRRVAFGLTEPHHGSDATHMETVAVRETRDGVDGWRIDGEKMWITGMHVATHCAMFARTGGKAGDASGITCFLVPNPTEGLQIEEWMWTFNMPTDHPRLSVTNVWVPDSAILGVEGRGLALAQSFVHQNRIRQAASSLGAATFCVEESVRYARERKPFGEELARNQAIQFPLVELATQCEMLRLLIYKTAWDMDNMPHEMIEKTISDKVSMCNYWANRLVCQAADRAMQVHGGIGYSRHKPFEHIYRHHRRYRITEGAEEIQMRKVGAYLFGYLGPKRGMYG; encoded by the coding sequence ATGGATTTTGCCGTCCCGCAGGAACTGGAAGACTACTACGCCGAGCTGACTCGCTTCATCGAGGACACGATCATCCCGCTCGAGCAGCAGGACGACAACATCCGCTTTTTCGACCACCGGCGCGAATACGCGCGGACCGATTTCGAGAACGGCGGCCTGCCGCGCCACGAATGGGAAGATCTGCTGCGCCAGTCGCGCAAGCTGGCTGACGAGGCGGGCCACTGGCGTTTCTCCGCGCCCAAGAAATACGGCGGCAAGGATGGCTCCAACCTGTGGATGGCGGTGATCCGTGATCGCTTCGCCCAGCGCGGGCTGGGCCTGCACAATGACCTGCAGAACGAGCACAGCATCGTCGGCAATTTCCCCTTCGTCGCGATGTTCGAGCATTTCGGCACCGAGGAGCAGAAACAGGAATTCATCCTCGGCGGGTTTGAAGGCACCCGCCGGGTCGCCTTCGGCCTGACCGAGCCGCACCACGGCTCTGATGCGACCCACATGGAAACCGTCGCCGTGCGCGAGACCCGCGACGGGGTCGATGGCTGGCGGATCGACGGGGAGAAGATGTGGATCACCGGGATGCACGTTGCCACCCACTGCGCGATGTTCGCGCGGACCGGCGGCAAGGCCGGCGATGCCAGCGGGATCACCTGCTTCCTCGTCCCCAACCCCACCGAGGGCCTCCAGATCGAGGAGTGGATGTGGACCTTCAACATGCCCACCGACCACCCGCGTCTGTCGGTAACCAACGTCTGGGTGCCGGACAGCGCGATCCTCGGGGTCGAAGGGCGCGGGTTGGCGCTGGCGCAGAGTTTCGTCCACCAGAACCGCATCCGCCAGGCCGCAAGCAGCCTTGGCGCGGCGACCTTCTGCGTTGAGGAAAGCGTGCGCTATGCGCGCGAGCGCAAGCCCTTCGGTGAGGAGCTGGCCCGCAACCAGGCGATCCAGTTCCCGCTGGTGGAACTGGCCACCCAGTGCGAGATGCTGCGCCTGCTGATCTACAAGACCGCGTGGGACATGGACAACATGCCCCACGAGATGATCGAGAAGACGATCTCCGACAAGGTCTCCATGTGCAACTACTGGGCCAACCGGCTGGTGTGCCAGGCGGCGGACCGCGCGATGCAGGTCCATGGCGGCATCGGCTATTCGCGGCACAAGCCGTTCGAGCACATCTACCGCCACCACCGCCGCTACCGCATCACCGAAGGGGCGGAGGAAATCCAGATGCGCAAGGTTGGGGCCTACCTGTTCGGGTACCTGGGGCCGAAGCGGGGGATGTACGGATGA
- a CDS encoding radical SAM protein gives MSEARTRSRNAPTGPSPFRVDGALLPREKFADPEWTAKGERRASVPLTRLETLWLNTGTLCNLACATCYIESSPTNDALVYLAASDAARFLDEAQGMGTREIGFTGGEPFMNPQFLAMLTDALERGFDALVLSNAMKPMRRHEAALLALRARFGDRLTIRVSLDHHTQAGHEGERGPNSWAPGLDGLKWLSDNHFSIAVAGRLLPGESMGEARDGYARLFAAEGVGIDAHDPARLVLFPEMDATRDIAEITVDCWGILGKSPAQIMCATSRMVVHRKGEPAPRVAACTLIPYDPQFDMGATLAEASGEIALNHPHCARFCVLGGASCSA, from the coding sequence ATGAGCGAGGCCCGCACCCGCTCGCGCAACGCGCCCACAGGCCCCTCGCCGTTCCGGGTCGACGGGGCACTGCTGCCGCGGGAGAAGTTCGCCGATCCCGAATGGACCGCCAAGGGCGAGCGCCGGGCATCAGTGCCACTAACCCGGCTCGAAACGCTGTGGCTCAACACCGGGACGCTGTGCAACCTCGCCTGCGCCACCTGCTACATCGAAAGCAGCCCGACCAACGATGCGCTGGTCTATCTTGCCGCCAGCGACGCGGCGCGTTTCCTCGACGAGGCGCAGGGGATGGGCACCCGCGAGATCGGCTTTACCGGCGGCGAGCCGTTCATGAACCCGCAGTTCCTCGCCATGCTCACCGATGCGCTCGAACGCGGGTTCGACGCTCTGGTGCTGAGCAATGCGATGAAGCCGATGCGACGCCACGAGGCGGCATTGCTCGCCCTGCGCGCGCGGTTCGGGGACAGGCTGACGATCCGCGTGAGCCTCGACCACCACACGCAAGCAGGCCACGAAGGCGAGCGCGGTCCGAACAGCTGGGCGCCGGGGCTGGACGGCCTGAAATGGCTGTCAGACAACCATTTCTCCATCGCGGTCGCAGGCCGCCTGCTGCCGGGCGAAAGCATGGGCGAAGCGCGCGATGGCTACGCCCGGCTGTTCGCCGCCGAGGGCGTGGGGATCGACGCGCACGATCCGGCCCGGCTGGTGCTGTTCCCGGAAATGGACGCGACCCGCGACATTGCCGAAATCACGGTCGATTGCTGGGGCATCCTCGGCAAGTCACCGGCGCAAATCATGTGCGCGACCAGCCGGATGGTCGTCCACCGCAAGGGCGAGCCCGCCCCGCGCGTCGCCGCCTGCACGCTGATCCCTTACGACCCGCAGTTCGACATGGGCGCGACGCTGGCCGAAGCCTCGGGCGAAATCGCCCTCAACCACCCCCACTGCGCCCGCTTCTGCGTGCTCGGCGGGGCGAGCTGTTCCGCCTAG